The following coding sequences are from one Ochotona princeps isolate mOchPri1 chromosome 8, mOchPri1.hap1, whole genome shotgun sequence window:
- the LOC131480919 gene encoding regenerating islet-derived protein 3-gamma-like: MLFPMGLTRVSWMLVSCLMLLSQVQGEDSQKDVASPKISCPSGSKVYGSYCYAVFVTPKSWTDAELACQKRSSGHLVSVLTAGEASFVSSLVRSTANSYSYIWIGLHDPTQGTEDNAEGWEWVSLDVTNYSAWERNPSTAANRGYCGSLSLSSTFLKWRDYNCDSHLPYICKFKG; this comes from the exons ATGCTGTTTCCCATGGGGCTCACCAGAGTATCCTGGATGCTGGTCTCTTGCCTGATGCTCCTGTCTCAGGTCCAAG GTGAGGACTCACAGAAAGATGTGGCATCACCAAAGATCAGCTGCCCCAGTGGCTCCAAGGTCTATGGGTCCTACTGCTATGCTGTCTTTGTAACACCAAAATCTTGGACAGATGCAGAG TTGGCCTGCCAGAAGCGCTCCTCAGGCCACCTGGTGTCTGTGCTCACAGCAGGCGAGGCTTCTTTTGTGTCCTCCCTGGTCAGGAGCACTGCCAACTCCTACAGTTACATCTGGATTGGGCTCCATGACCCCACACAG GGCACCGAAGACAATGCAGAAGGATGGGAGTGGGTTAGCCTTGATGTGACAAATTACTCTGCCTGGGAGAGAAACCCTTCCACTGCCGCAAACCGAGGTTACTGTGGGAGCCTGTCACTAAGCTCAA CATTTCTGAAGTGGAGAGATTATAACTGTGACTCACACTTACCCTACATCTGTAAGTTCAAGGGCTAA